From Halichoerus grypus chromosome 6, mHalGry1.hap1.1, whole genome shotgun sequence, one genomic window encodes:
- the CSF2RB gene encoding cytokine receptor common subunit beta, producing the protein MVPPWGLLPVVLLALLWGPSMAGAQETVPLQTLSCYNDYKSHITCRWASTQDAQRLINLTLYRRLNEDPPKPVPCDLSNDTALLDHPCSGCVSRRCVIPYKIFVIADRDYFSFRPDRPLGTQLTVTLTQHVQAPAPKDLLINTTRDRFLLTWTVALPGSQSHWLSNLEYEVVYKRLQDSWEEASTLYFKSSQAVLAPEHLIPSSTYVARVRTHLAPSSGLSGRPSQWSPEVCWPSQTGDKAQPQNLQCFFDGAAVLSCSWEVRSEVASSVSFTLFYKASPNAGEEECSPVLKEEFPGLYVRHRCQIPVPDPGNHSQYTVSLRLKEEEKFIKSSDHIQMAQPTLNVTKSRDGYTLHWMAEEMFYKHIGHTFQVQYKKDAASWEESKTETLQNAHSMSLPPLEPSTRYQARVRVKPTPSGYNGIWSEWSEERFWDTEWVLPMWVLVLILVFTTLALLPALRFCGMYGYRLNRKWEEKIPNPSKSHLFQNGSAGLQLPGSLSVLISRSPPHKELQGSFFPELDGVFPVDYRHSEVSPLTTEDPKDARESPSEPDTTPASLDLYSEQARGPQPGLSAPAGRPESQASGFDFNGPYLGLPHSHSLPDVLGQPAPPQAGVSQKPQSPGSLEYLCLPAGGQVQLVPLAQVMAQGQAKDLERSPGPGAEGNPSLESGGGLAPSAPRLMVDGQGPKNSPSPKDGALTARPAGSGDPEDGFLASGYVTTTDLALPLPTGLPSVSTVHPPHLPSDQNHSLDLGVLGGPHAGPAPSKPEIEGYVDVPPTPGQSPKSPLGSPAPPTASSPILSLGEPRAEGAPASPHPEGLLVLQQVGDYCFLPGLGSGPLSPQTKPSSPGPCPEIGNPDQVFQAKKALGQAIPQMPAIRHFKALKQQDYLSLPPWDVGRPEEVC; encoded by the exons ATGGTGCCGCCCTGGGGGCTGCTCCCCGTTGTCTTGCTGGCTCTGCTCTGGGGGCCCAGCATGGCAGGGGCCCAAG AGACCGTCCCACTGCAGACCCTGAGCTGCTATAATGACTACAAGAGCCACATCACATGCAGGTGGGCAAGCACTCAGGATGCCCAGCGGCTCATCAACCTGACTCTCTACCGGAGGCTGAATGA GGACCCTCCAAAGCCAGTACCTTGTGACCTCAGTAACGACACGGCCTTGTTAGACCACCCTTGTTCCGGCTGTGTGTCCAGAAGATGTGTCATTCCCTACAAGATTTTCGTTATTGCTGACAGAGACTACTTCTCATTCCGACCGGACCGGCCTCTGGGCACCCAGCTCACTGTCACTCTGACCCAGCATG TGCAGGCCCCGGCGCCCAAGGACCTCCTGATCAATACTACCAGGGACCGCTTCCTGCTGACCTGGACGGTGGCCCTTCCTGGTTCCCAGAGCCACTGGCTGTCCAACCTGGAGTATGAGGTGGTCTACAAGCGGCTGCAGGACTCCTGGGAG GAGGCCTCCACCCTCTACTTCAAGTCCTCCCAGGCCGTCCTGGCGCCAGAGCACCTCATTCCCAGCAGCACCTATGTGGCCCGAGTGCGCACCCATCTGGCCCCCAGCTCAGGGCTCTCGGGGCGGCCGAGCCAGTGGAGCCCGGAGGTCTGCTGGCCCTCGCAGACAG GGGACAAGGCCCAGCCCCAGAACCTCCAGTGCTTCTTTGACGGGGCCGCCGTGCTTAGCTGCTCCTGGGAAGTGAGGTCCGAGGTGGCCAGCTCAGTCTCCTTCACCCTCTTCTACAAGGCCAGCCCCAATGCAGG GGAGGAAGAGTGCTCCCCAGTGCTGAAGGAGGAGTTCCCCGGCCTCTACGTCCGGCACCGATGCCAGATTCCCGTGCCCGACCCCGGGAACCACAGCCAGTACACCGTCTCCCTTCggctgaaggaggaggagaagtttATAAAGAGCTCGGACCACA TCCAGATGGCTCAGCCGACACTCAATGTGACTAAGAGCAGAGACGGCTACACCCTGCACTGGATGGCAGAGGAGATGTTCTACAAACACATAGGTCACACCTTCCAGGTCCAGTACAAGAAAGATGCAGCCTCATGGGAG GAGAGCAAGACGGAAACCCTCCAGAACGCCCACAGCATGTCGCTGCCGCCACTGGAGCCCTCTACCAGGTACCAGGCGAGAGTGAGGGTCAAGCCCACCCCCAGCGGCTACAACGGTATCTGGAGCGAGTGGAGTGAGGAGCGCTTCTGGGACACCGAGTGGG TGCTACCCATGTGGGTCCTGGTGCTCATCCTGGTCTTCACCACTCTGGCGTTGCTCCCCGCCCTGCGCTTCTGTGGCATGTATGGGTACAG GCTGAACCGGAAGTGGGAGGAGAAAATCCCCAACCCCAGCAAGAGCCACCTGTTCCAG AACGGGAGTGCCGGGCTCCAGCTCCCAGGCAGCTTATCGGTGCTCATCAGCAGGAGCCCCCCACACAAGGAGCTGCAAGGCAGCTTCTTCCCTGAGCTGGATGG CGTATTCCCTGTAGACTACAGACACAGCGAGGTGTCGCCTCTCACCACGGAGGATCCGAAAGATGCCCGTGAATCACCATCGGAGCCTGACACGACTCCAGCCTCCTTGGACTTGTACTCGGAGCAGGCCCGCGGCCCCCAGCCAGGCCTGTCAGCCCCGGCGGGCAGGCCCGAGAGCCAGGCTTCCGGCTTCGACTTCAATGGCCCCTACCTGGGGCTCCCCCACAGCCACTCCCTGCCTGACGTGCTGGGCCAGCCGGCGCCCCCACAGGCAGGCGTGAGCCAGAAGCCGCAGTCTCCGGGGTCCCTGGAGTACCTGTGTCTGCCGGCGGGGGGGCAGGTGCAGCTGGTCCCACTGGCCCAGGTGATGGCACAGGGCCAGGCCAAGGATCTGGAGAGAAGCCCTGGCCCGGGCGCAGAGGGGAACCCCTCCCTGGAGTCAGGGGGAGGCCTTGCCCCTTCTGCACCCAGGCTGATGGTAGACGGTCAAGGCCCAAAGAACAGCCCCAGCCCGAAGGACGGGGCCCTCACAGCTCGGCCCGCTGGCTCCGGGGACCCTGAGGATGGCTTCCTGGCCTCTGGCTATGTCACCACTACAGACCTGGCTCTCCCCTTGCCCACGGGGCTGCCTTCTGTCTCCACAGTTCACCCTCCGCACCTGCCCTCAGACCAGAACCACAGCCTCGATCTTGGAGTGCTTGGCGGGCCCCATgcaggcccagcccccagcaagcCAGAAATTGAGGGCTATGTGGATGTCCCTCCAACCCCAGGCCAGTCTCCCAAGTCCCCTTTGGGCAGTCCTGCCCCTCCTACAGCCAGCAGCCCCATCCTAAGCCTGGGGGAGCCCAGAGCAGAGGGGGCCCCTGCCTCCCCACACCCCGAGGGGCTCCTGGTCCTGCAGCAAGTGGGTGACTACTGCTTCCTCCCTGGTCTGGGCTCTGGCCCTCTCTCACCCCAGACGAAGCCCTCTTCCCCAGGACCCTGTCCTGAGATCGGGAACCCTGACCAGGTGTTCCAGGCCAAGAAGGCCCTGGGCCAGGCCATTCCCCAGATGCCAGCCATCCGGCACTTCAAGGCCCTCAAGCAGCAGGACTACCTGTCGCTGCCCCCCTGGGATGTCGGCAGGCCTGAGGAGGTGTGCTGA